The following are from one region of the Salvia hispanica cultivar TCC Black 2014 chromosome 1, UniMelb_Shisp_WGS_1.0, whole genome shotgun sequence genome:
- the LOC125201308 gene encoding reticulon-like protein B4 isoform X1: MCTYVMTKNMKMDQEFEEAPEQKLHNEDEQGGLGLGLNQDQSEDEFPELQSQGGHEQGLDQGLEIQGRDLGQELEIQGQEQGQHKIQGQEQGQHKIKGKGRLFGREKPVHSALGGGASADLILWRNKQVSAALLAGSTVIWLLFEWIGYHLIPFICHFLILALATLFLWSNLSFYVHKSPLNLPVIELPQDLCTAVALLLCDRCNQAITMLWEVTSGKDLKKFLTAIFALWIVSIVGSWFDLLTIIYIINVLILTMPSLYEKNEDRVDSYALKAKARLKRQYSKLDEKVLQKLPKVPFISDNKQQ; the protein is encoded by the exons ATGTGCACGTATGTCATGACGAAGAACAT GAAGATGGATCAAGAATTTGAGGAAGCACCAGAGCAGAAGCTTCATAATGAAGATGAACAAGGAGGCCTAGGCCTAGGCCTAAACCAAGACCAAAGCGAAGATGAATTTCCAGAACTCCAAAGCCAAGGAGGGCATGAACAAGGCCTAGACCAAGGCCTCGAAATCCAAGGCCGGGATCTAGGGCAAGAGTTGGAAATCCAAGGCCAAGAGCAAGGGCAACACAAAATCCAAGGCCAAGAGCAAGGgcaacacaaaatcaaagGCAAAGGGCGTCTCTTTGGTCGAGAGAAACCTGTGCACAGCGCTCTTGGGGGTGGAGCAT CCGCGGACCTCATTCTATGGCGAAACAAGCAGGTGTCGGCAGCGCTGCTAGCCGGCTCAACTGTCATATGGCTCCTCTTCGAATGGATAGGCTACCATCTCATCCCTTTCATCTGCCACTTCCTCATTCTCGCTTTGGCCACGCTCTTCCTATGGTCCAACCTCTCCTTCTACGTTCACAA GTCGCCTCTCAACTTGCCAGTGATTGAGTTGCCACAGGATTTATGCACGGCCGTTGCTCTCCTACTATGCGACCGATGCAACCAAGCTATCACAATGCTATGGGAAGTGACTTCAGGGAAGGACTTAAAGAAGTTTCTAACA GCGATTTTCGCCCTTTGGATCGTCTCCATTGTTGGGAGTTGGTTCGACCTCTTGACTATCATCTACATCA TTAATGTGTTGATTCTGACGATGCCCTCATTGTACGAGAAAAACGAGGATCGAGTGGACTCGTACGCTCTAAAGGCGAAAGCCAGACTGAAGAGACAATACAGCAAACTGGACGAAAAGGTTCTTCAAAAGCTACCAAAAGTTCCATTCATCTCAGACAATAAGCAGCAgtga
- the LOC125201308 gene encoding reticulon-like protein B4 isoform X2 translates to MCTKMDQEFEEAPEQKLHNEDEQGGLGLGLNQDQSEDEFPELQSQGGHEQGLDQGLEIQGRDLGQELEIQGQEQGQHKIQGQEQGQHKIKGKGRLFGREKPVHSALGGGASADLILWRNKQVSAALLAGSTVIWLLFEWIGYHLIPFICHFLILALATLFLWSNLSFYVHKSPLNLPVIELPQDLCTAVALLLCDRCNQAITMLWEVTSGKDLKKFLTAIFALWIVSIVGSWFDLLTIIYIINVLILTMPSLYEKNEDRVDSYALKAKARLKRQYSKLDEKVLQKLPKVPFISDNKQQ, encoded by the exons ATGTGCAC GAAGATGGATCAAGAATTTGAGGAAGCACCAGAGCAGAAGCTTCATAATGAAGATGAACAAGGAGGCCTAGGCCTAGGCCTAAACCAAGACCAAAGCGAAGATGAATTTCCAGAACTCCAAAGCCAAGGAGGGCATGAACAAGGCCTAGACCAAGGCCTCGAAATCCAAGGCCGGGATCTAGGGCAAGAGTTGGAAATCCAAGGCCAAGAGCAAGGGCAACACAAAATCCAAGGCCAAGAGCAAGGgcaacacaaaatcaaagGCAAAGGGCGTCTCTTTGGTCGAGAGAAACCTGTGCACAGCGCTCTTGGGGGTGGAGCAT CCGCGGACCTCATTCTATGGCGAAACAAGCAGGTGTCGGCAGCGCTGCTAGCCGGCTCAACTGTCATATGGCTCCTCTTCGAATGGATAGGCTACCATCTCATCCCTTTCATCTGCCACTTCCTCATTCTCGCTTTGGCCACGCTCTTCCTATGGTCCAACCTCTCCTTCTACGTTCACAA GTCGCCTCTCAACTTGCCAGTGATTGAGTTGCCACAGGATTTATGCACGGCCGTTGCTCTCCTACTATGCGACCGATGCAACCAAGCTATCACAATGCTATGGGAAGTGACTTCAGGGAAGGACTTAAAGAAGTTTCTAACA GCGATTTTCGCCCTTTGGATCGTCTCCATTGTTGGGAGTTGGTTCGACCTCTTGACTATCATCTACATCA TTAATGTGTTGATTCTGACGATGCCCTCATTGTACGAGAAAAACGAGGATCGAGTGGACTCGTACGCTCTAAAGGCGAAAGCCAGACTGAAGAGACAATACAGCAAACTGGACGAAAAGGTTCTTCAAAAGCTACCAAAAGTTCCATTCATCTCAGACAATAAGCAGCAgtga
- the LOC125201308 gene encoding reticulon-like protein B4 isoform X3, protein MDQEFEEAPEQKLHNEDEQGGLGLGLNQDQSEDEFPELQSQGGHEQGLDQGLEIQGRDLGQELEIQGQEQGQHKIQGQEQGQHKIKGKGRLFGREKPVHSALGGGASADLILWRNKQVSAALLAGSTVIWLLFEWIGYHLIPFICHFLILALATLFLWSNLSFYVHKSPLNLPVIELPQDLCTAVALLLCDRCNQAITMLWEVTSGKDLKKFLTAIFALWIVSIVGSWFDLLTIIYIINVLILTMPSLYEKNEDRVDSYALKAKARLKRQYSKLDEKVLQKLPKVPFISDNKQQ, encoded by the exons ATGGATCAAGAATTTGAGGAAGCACCAGAGCAGAAGCTTCATAATGAAGATGAACAAGGAGGCCTAGGCCTAGGCCTAAACCAAGACCAAAGCGAAGATGAATTTCCAGAACTCCAAAGCCAAGGAGGGCATGAACAAGGCCTAGACCAAGGCCTCGAAATCCAAGGCCGGGATCTAGGGCAAGAGTTGGAAATCCAAGGCCAAGAGCAAGGGCAACACAAAATCCAAGGCCAAGAGCAAGGgcaacacaaaatcaaagGCAAAGGGCGTCTCTTTGGTCGAGAGAAACCTGTGCACAGCGCTCTTGGGGGTGGAGCAT CCGCGGACCTCATTCTATGGCGAAACAAGCAGGTGTCGGCAGCGCTGCTAGCCGGCTCAACTGTCATATGGCTCCTCTTCGAATGGATAGGCTACCATCTCATCCCTTTCATCTGCCACTTCCTCATTCTCGCTTTGGCCACGCTCTTCCTATGGTCCAACCTCTCCTTCTACGTTCACAA GTCGCCTCTCAACTTGCCAGTGATTGAGTTGCCACAGGATTTATGCACGGCCGTTGCTCTCCTACTATGCGACCGATGCAACCAAGCTATCACAATGCTATGGGAAGTGACTTCAGGGAAGGACTTAAAGAAGTTTCTAACA GCGATTTTCGCCCTTTGGATCGTCTCCATTGTTGGGAGTTGGTTCGACCTCTTGACTATCATCTACATCA TTAATGTGTTGATTCTGACGATGCCCTCATTGTACGAGAAAAACGAGGATCGAGTGGACTCGTACGCTCTAAAGGCGAAAGCCAGACTGAAGAGACAATACAGCAAACTGGACGAAAAGGTTCTTCAAAAGCTACCAAAAGTTCCATTCATCTCAGACAATAAGCAGCAgtga